From a single Maniola hyperantus chromosome 3, iAphHyp1.2, whole genome shotgun sequence genomic region:
- the Sarm gene encoding NAD(+) hydrolase sarm1 isoform X6: MLSEVLVYVDSEVICIRRDMKLKKSVTCCIRGNSFCIKYSTKIVQQIPEFNLDGTSSLKHNGSAKDLASVMENLKKSSLVSRQNQSLNTQVTSSLKQQMVSSTTSSSAVSSQRVQSSSQRASSMKSDLTELKSSISEMKTLSNSAALNFGQRLRSSMENIVDQDEKKERHIPDIRDLSDMGDIGDMSDMSDLAGDGPLVTFPESDTPPPDKQCVLAPNAATVGTNAANELKYSAARMTSASSTRVVTDGYSASKSAANSTRMRRLQHGDMQYAEHSAAGASHRLLQAEGLTAEQNAAYLQEKRSLQAGEVTAQEANNMSASSSRLQTEAFSAEKKAMASSQARQTVSSSGMFSHKEHSSMAHSNMTISSKNLSSKSTLLSSQMSQLLNGTVKPGDEDLSNLTFEDLDRLDANSNQKDVELAIQKYSYRMNAFIAAMKNNQIDMKNACIQFNKLNEMVRRAWAVPTYGHELGYSLCNTLRTSGGLDILMANCLETNNPDLQFCSAKLLEQCLTTENRAHVVENGLEKVVNVACVCTKHANSVDHARIGTGILEHLFKHSEGTCSDVIKLGGLDAVLFECRKNDIETLRHCATALANLSLYGGAENQEAMIKRKVPMWLFPLAFHNDDNIKYYACLAIAVLVANKEIEAAVLKSGTLDLVEPFVTSHNPSEFARSNLAHAHGQSKNWLQRLVPVLSSKREEARNLAAFHFCMEAGIKKQQGNTEIFREIGAIETLKKVASCPNAVASKYAAQALRLIGEEVPHKLSQQVPLWSIEDVREWVKQIGFSDIATNFYESRVDGDLLLQITEDNLKEDIGLHNGIKRKRFTRELQQLKKMADYSSRDTGSLNEFLQSIGPEYTIYTYSMLNAGVDKESIRGLSDEQLEVECRIANSIHRLRILNAIRVYDNLLSKGDESLEKNLDVFVSYRRSNGSQLASLLKVHLQVRGFTVFIDVERLEAGKFDNNLLRSIRQAKHFLLVLTPNALERCKHDNEQKDWVHREIVAALQSQCNIVPIIDNFEWPEPEELPEDMRAVCHFNGVRWIHDYQDACVEKLESFLRGKSNLANRMEGPLRSRGDVQTPGTAAIGRGPPNYQRMHSSESRGSDKAD; this comes from the exons ATTCCGGAGTTCAATCTAGATGGCACCAGCAGTCTAAAGCACAACGGCAGCGCCAAAGACTTGGCCTCCGTAATGGAGAACCTCAAAAAGAGCAGCCTCGTCTCTCGCCAGAACCAGAGCCTAAACACGCAGGTCACCAGCTCTTTGAAACAACAA ATGGTGTCTAGCACTACATCTAGCAGCGCTGTCTCGAGCCAAAGGGTCCAGAGTTCGTCGCAGCGCGCTAGTTCTATGAAGTCGGACCTCACTGAACTGAAAAGCTCAATTTCGGAAATGAAAACGCTTAGTAACTCTGCCGCCTTAAACTTCGGACAAAG ATTAAGAAGCTCAATGGAAAATATAGTTGATCAGGATGAAAAGAAGGAAAGGCATATTCCCGACATACGCGACCTTAGTGACATGGGCGATATTGGAGACATGAGTGACATGAGTGATTTGGCTGGCGACGGCCCTTTAGTTACATTCCCAGAATCAGATACACCACCGCCTGACAAACAGTGTGTCTTAGCACCTAATGCTGCAACTGTAGGGACTAACGCTGCTAACGAGCTAAAATATAGTGCTGCACGTATGACTTCCGCCAGCTCGACGCGTGTAGTGACAGACGGTTATAGTGCATCAAAATCCGCCGCTAACAGTACAAGGATGCGACGACTGCAACATGGGGATATGCAATATGCAGAACATAGTGCCGCCGGGGCATCTCATAGACTGTTGCAAGCAGAGGGCCTCACTGCTGAACAAAATGCCGCATATCTCCAA GAAAAACGATCGTTACAAGCCGGTGAAGTGACAGCACAAGAAGCGAATAATATGTCTGCCTCTAGCTCTCGTTTGCAAACTGAGGCATTTAGTGCCGAAAAGAAAGCCATGGCTTCATCACAGGCAAGGCAGACAGTCTCTTCCAGCGGCATGTTTAGTCATAAGGAACACTCAAGCATGGCACACTCCAACATGACTatttcaagcaaaaatctatcTTCTAAATCAACTTTGCTATCTTCACAG ATGAGCCAATTGCTAAACGGTACCGTGAAACCTGGTGATGAGGATCTATCGAATTTAACATTTGAAGATTTAGATAGGTTAGATGCAAATTCAAATCAAAAAGATGTCGAGTTAGCCATACAGAAATATTCATACCGAATGAATGCATTTATAGCAGCTATGAAGAATAACCAAATAGACATGAAAAATGCGTGTATACAATTTaacaaattaaatgaaatggtGCGAAGAGCATGGGCGGTTCCAACATACGGACACGAGTTGGGCTACTCCTTATGCAATACGCTACGAACCTCTGGAGGTCTAGATATCTTAATGGCGAATTGCTTGGAAACAAACAATCCTGATTTACAGTTTTGTTCCGCGAAATTGCTTGAGCAATGCCTTACAACCGAAAATAGAGCACACGTTGTAGAAAACGGACTCGAAAAAGTAGTTAATGTCGCTTGTGTATGTACAAAGCACGCAAATTCTGTAGACCACGCAAGGATAGGCACTGGAATATTGGAGCACCTGTTTAAACACAGTGAAGGCACCTGCAGTGATGTAATTAAACTTGGAGGCTTAGATGCAGTTTTATTCGAATGCAGAAAAAATGATatagaaactttgcgacattgtgcAACAGCGCTAGCTAATCTTTCACTATACGGTGGAGCTGAGAACCAAGAAGCCATGATAAAACGAAAAGTACCAATGTGGCTATTCCCTTTAGCTTTCCATAACGACGATAATATCAAGTACTACGCGTGTTTAGCCATTGCGGTTTTGGTAGCTAATAAGGAAATAGAAGCTGCGGTGCTAAAATCGGGTACATTGGATTTAGTAGAACCGTTTGTTACCTCGCACAACCCGTCCGAATTTGCTCGGTCTAATTTAGCACATGCTCATGGTCAAAGTAAGAACTGGTTGCAACGATTAGTCCCTGTCTTGAGCTCGAAAAGAGAAGAAGCCCGAAATCTGGCAGCATTTCATTTTTGTATGGAGGCTGGGATAAAAAAACAACAAGGTAACACTGAAATCTTCAGAGAAATAGGTGCGATAGAAACCTTGAAAAAAGTAGCTAGTTGCCCAAATGCAGTAGCTTCAAAGTATGCTGCCCAAGCGTTGAGACTCATAGGGGAAGAAGTGCCACACAAACTGTCACAACAGGTTCCGCTTTGGTCCATAGAAGATGTACGAGAATGGGTGAAACAAATTGGATTTTCAGATATTGCGACAAACTTTTACGAAAGTAGAGTAGACGGTGatttattattacaaataaCGGAAGATAATCTCAAAGAAGACATAGGATTACATAATGGAATCAAACGTAAGAG ATTCACAAGGGAACTTCAACAGTTAAAGAAAATGGCGGATTACAGCTCACGGGACACGGGAAGCTTAAATGAGTTTTTACAAAGCATTGGTCCAGAATACACAATTTATACGTATTCAATGCTAAACGCTGGTGTCGACAAAGAATCTATTAGAGGATTAAGTGACGAGCAACTTGAAGTTGAATGCCGGATAGCTAACAGTATACATCGGTTACGGATTCTAAACGCTATAAGAG tGTACGACAATCTACTCAGCAAAGGCGATGAAAGTTTAGAAAAGAACTTGGATGTATTTGTGAGTTATAGAAGATCGAACGGTTCACAGTTGGCGAGTTTATTAAAAGTGCACCTACAAGTACGAGGCTTCACGGTGTTTATCGACGTGGAGAGATTAGAAGCCGGAAAGTTTGATAATAACCTGCTCAGAAGCATACGGCAAGCGAAACACTTTTTGCTAGTCCTCACGCCAAATGCTTTAGAAAGATGCAAGCACGACAATGAACAAAAAGACTGGGTACATCGG GAAATAGTGGCAGCCTTGCAATCACAGTGCAATATCGTCCCAATTATCGACAACTTTGAATGGCCGGAGCCAGAGGAATTGCCTGAAGACATGCGCGCCGTGTGCCACTTCAACGGCGTGCGGTGGATCCATGACTACCAAGACGCGTGTGTTGAGAAACTTGAAAG TTTCCTTCGCGGCAAATCAAATTTGGCGAATAGAATGGAAGGTCCGCTGCGCAGCCGAGGCGATGTGCAGACTCCAGGCACGGCGGCCATCGGACGCGGTCCGCCCAACTACCAACGCATGCACTCCAGCGAGAGCAGGGGTAGCGATAAGGCGGATTGA
- the Sarm gene encoding NAD(+) hydrolase sarm1 isoform X4 has protein sequence MLSEVLVYVDSEVICIRRDMKLKKSVTCCIRGNSFCIKYSTKIVQQVKLVRSEESLLSPEKTTKSSRWIPEFNLDGTSSLKHNGSAKDLASVMENLKKSSLVSRQNQSLNTQVTSSLKQQMVSSTTSSSAVSSQRVQSSSQRASSMKSDLTELKSSISEMKTLSNSAALNFGQRLRSSMENIVDQDEKKERHIPDIRDLSDMGDIGDMSDMSDLAGDGPLVTFPESDTPPPDKQCVLAPNAATVGTNAANELKYSAARMTSASSTRVVTDGYSASKSAANSTRMRRLQHGDMQYAEHSAAGASHRLLQAEGLTAEQNAAYLQEKRSLQAGEVTAQEANNMSASSSRLQTEAFSAEKKAMASSQARQTVSSSGMFSHKEHSSMAHSNMTISSKNLSSKSTLLSSQMSQLLNGTVKPGDEDLSNLTFEDLDRLDANSNQKDVELAIQKYSYRMNAFIAAMKNNQIDMKNACIQFNKLNEMVRRAWAVPTYGHELGYSLCNTLRTSGGLDILMANCLETNNPDLQFCSAKLLEQCLTTENRAHVVENGLEKVVNVACVCTKHANSVDHARIGTGILEHLFKHSEGTCSDVIKLGGLDAVLFECRKNDIETLRHCATALANLSLYGGAENQEAMIKRKVPMWLFPLAFHNDDNIKYYACLAIAVLVANKEIEAAVLKSGTLDLVEPFVTSHNPSEFARSNLAHAHGQSKNWLQRLVPVLSSKREEARNLAAFHFCMEAGIKKQQGNTEIFREIGAIETLKKVASCPNAVASKYAAQALRLIGEEVPHKLSQQVPLWSIEDVREWVKQIGFSDIATNFYESRVDGDLLLQITEDNLKEDIGLHNGIKRKRFTRELQQLKKMADYSSRDTGSLNEFLQSIGPEYTIYTYSMLNAGVDKESIRGLSDEQLEVECRIANSIHRLRILNAIRVYDNLLSKGDESLEKNLDVFVSYRRSNGSQLASLLKVHLQVRGFTVFIDVERLEAGKFDNNLLRSIRQAKHFLLVLTPNALERCKHDNEQKDWVHREIVAALQSQCNIVPIIDNFEWPEPEELPEDMRAVCHFNGVRWIHDYQDACVEKLESFLRGKSNLANRMEGPLRSRGDVQTPGTAAIGRGPPNYQRMHSSESRGSDKAD, from the exons GTACGTTCCGAAGAATCCCTGCTATCCCCAGAAAAGACAACAAAAAGTTCACGATGG ATTCCGGAGTTCAATCTAGATGGCACCAGCAGTCTAAAGCACAACGGCAGCGCCAAAGACTTGGCCTCCGTAATGGAGAACCTCAAAAAGAGCAGCCTCGTCTCTCGCCAGAACCAGAGCCTAAACACGCAGGTCACCAGCTCTTTGAAACAACAA ATGGTGTCTAGCACTACATCTAGCAGCGCTGTCTCGAGCCAAAGGGTCCAGAGTTCGTCGCAGCGCGCTAGTTCTATGAAGTCGGACCTCACTGAACTGAAAAGCTCAATTTCGGAAATGAAAACGCTTAGTAACTCTGCCGCCTTAAACTTCGGACAAAG ATTAAGAAGCTCAATGGAAAATATAGTTGATCAGGATGAAAAGAAGGAAAGGCATATTCCCGACATACGCGACCTTAGTGACATGGGCGATATTGGAGACATGAGTGACATGAGTGATTTGGCTGGCGACGGCCCTTTAGTTACATTCCCAGAATCAGATACACCACCGCCTGACAAACAGTGTGTCTTAGCACCTAATGCTGCAACTGTAGGGACTAACGCTGCTAACGAGCTAAAATATAGTGCTGCACGTATGACTTCCGCCAGCTCGACGCGTGTAGTGACAGACGGTTATAGTGCATCAAAATCCGCCGCTAACAGTACAAGGATGCGACGACTGCAACATGGGGATATGCAATATGCAGAACATAGTGCCGCCGGGGCATCTCATAGACTGTTGCAAGCAGAGGGCCTCACTGCTGAACAAAATGCCGCATATCTCCAA GAAAAACGATCGTTACAAGCCGGTGAAGTGACAGCACAAGAAGCGAATAATATGTCTGCCTCTAGCTCTCGTTTGCAAACTGAGGCATTTAGTGCCGAAAAGAAAGCCATGGCTTCATCACAGGCAAGGCAGACAGTCTCTTCCAGCGGCATGTTTAGTCATAAGGAACACTCAAGCATGGCACACTCCAACATGACTatttcaagcaaaaatctatcTTCTAAATCAACTTTGCTATCTTCACAG ATGAGCCAATTGCTAAACGGTACCGTGAAACCTGGTGATGAGGATCTATCGAATTTAACATTTGAAGATTTAGATAGGTTAGATGCAAATTCAAATCAAAAAGATGTCGAGTTAGCCATACAGAAATATTCATACCGAATGAATGCATTTATAGCAGCTATGAAGAATAACCAAATAGACATGAAAAATGCGTGTATACAATTTaacaaattaaatgaaatggtGCGAAGAGCATGGGCGGTTCCAACATACGGACACGAGTTGGGCTACTCCTTATGCAATACGCTACGAACCTCTGGAGGTCTAGATATCTTAATGGCGAATTGCTTGGAAACAAACAATCCTGATTTACAGTTTTGTTCCGCGAAATTGCTTGAGCAATGCCTTACAACCGAAAATAGAGCACACGTTGTAGAAAACGGACTCGAAAAAGTAGTTAATGTCGCTTGTGTATGTACAAAGCACGCAAATTCTGTAGACCACGCAAGGATAGGCACTGGAATATTGGAGCACCTGTTTAAACACAGTGAAGGCACCTGCAGTGATGTAATTAAACTTGGAGGCTTAGATGCAGTTTTATTCGAATGCAGAAAAAATGATatagaaactttgcgacattgtgcAACAGCGCTAGCTAATCTTTCACTATACGGTGGAGCTGAGAACCAAGAAGCCATGATAAAACGAAAAGTACCAATGTGGCTATTCCCTTTAGCTTTCCATAACGACGATAATATCAAGTACTACGCGTGTTTAGCCATTGCGGTTTTGGTAGCTAATAAGGAAATAGAAGCTGCGGTGCTAAAATCGGGTACATTGGATTTAGTAGAACCGTTTGTTACCTCGCACAACCCGTCCGAATTTGCTCGGTCTAATTTAGCACATGCTCATGGTCAAAGTAAGAACTGGTTGCAACGATTAGTCCCTGTCTTGAGCTCGAAAAGAGAAGAAGCCCGAAATCTGGCAGCATTTCATTTTTGTATGGAGGCTGGGATAAAAAAACAACAAGGTAACACTGAAATCTTCAGAGAAATAGGTGCGATAGAAACCTTGAAAAAAGTAGCTAGTTGCCCAAATGCAGTAGCTTCAAAGTATGCTGCCCAAGCGTTGAGACTCATAGGGGAAGAAGTGCCACACAAACTGTCACAACAGGTTCCGCTTTGGTCCATAGAAGATGTACGAGAATGGGTGAAACAAATTGGATTTTCAGATATTGCGACAAACTTTTACGAAAGTAGAGTAGACGGTGatttattattacaaataaCGGAAGATAATCTCAAAGAAGACATAGGATTACATAATGGAATCAAACGTAAGAG ATTCACAAGGGAACTTCAACAGTTAAAGAAAATGGCGGATTACAGCTCACGGGACACGGGAAGCTTAAATGAGTTTTTACAAAGCATTGGTCCAGAATACACAATTTATACGTATTCAATGCTAAACGCTGGTGTCGACAAAGAATCTATTAGAGGATTAAGTGACGAGCAACTTGAAGTTGAATGCCGGATAGCTAACAGTATACATCGGTTACGGATTCTAAACGCTATAAGAG tGTACGACAATCTACTCAGCAAAGGCGATGAAAGTTTAGAAAAGAACTTGGATGTATTTGTGAGTTATAGAAGATCGAACGGTTCACAGTTGGCGAGTTTATTAAAAGTGCACCTACAAGTACGAGGCTTCACGGTGTTTATCGACGTGGAGAGATTAGAAGCCGGAAAGTTTGATAATAACCTGCTCAGAAGCATACGGCAAGCGAAACACTTTTTGCTAGTCCTCACGCCAAATGCTTTAGAAAGATGCAAGCACGACAATGAACAAAAAGACTGGGTACATCGG GAAATAGTGGCAGCCTTGCAATCACAGTGCAATATCGTCCCAATTATCGACAACTTTGAATGGCCGGAGCCAGAGGAATTGCCTGAAGACATGCGCGCCGTGTGCCACTTCAACGGCGTGCGGTGGATCCATGACTACCAAGACGCGTGTGTTGAGAAACTTGAAAG TTTCCTTCGCGGCAAATCAAATTTGGCGAATAGAATGGAAGGTCCGCTGCGCAGCCGAGGCGATGTGCAGACTCCAGGCACGGCGGCCATCGGACGCGGTCCGCCCAACTACCAACGCATGCACTCCAGCGAGAGCAGGGGTAGCGATAAGGCGGATTGA
- the Sarm gene encoding NAD(+) hydrolase sarm1 isoform X9 produces the protein MVVTKIDNMASYSTYTGKPKILFPKKIPEFNLDGTSSLKHNGSAKDLASVMENLKKSSLVSRQNQSLNTQVTSSLKQQMVSSTTSSSAVSSQRVQSSSQRASSMKSDLTELKSSISEMKTLSNSAALNFGQRLRSSMENIVDQDEKKERHIPDIRDLSDMGDIGDMSDMSDLAGDGPLVTFPESDTPPPDKQCVLAPNAATVGTNAANELKYSAARMTSASSTRVVTDGYSASKSAANSTRMRRLQHGDMQYAEHSAAGASHRLLQAEGLTAEQNAAYLQEKRSLQAGEVTAQEANNMSASSSRLQTEAFSAEKKAMASSQARQTVSSSGMFSHKEHSSMAHSNMTISSKNLSSKSTLLSSQMSQLLNGTVKPGDEDLSNLTFEDLDRLDANSNQKDVELAIQKYSYRMNAFIAAMKNNQIDMKNACIQFNKLNEMVRRAWAVPTYGHELGYSLCNTLRTSGGLDILMANCLETNNPDLQFCSAKLLEQCLTTENRAHVVENGLEKVVNVACVCTKHANSVDHARIGTGILEHLFKHSEGTCSDVIKLGGLDAVLFECRKNDIETLRHCATALANLSLYGGAENQEAMIKRKVPMWLFPLAFHNDDNIKYYACLAIAVLVANKEIEAAVLKSGTLDLVEPFVTSHNPSEFARSNLAHAHGQSKNWLQRLVPVLSSKREEARNLAAFHFCMEAGIKKQQGNTEIFREIGAIETLKKVASCPNAVASKYAAQALRLIGEEVPHKLSQQVPLWSIEDVREWVKQIGFSDIATNFYESRVDGDLLLQITEDNLKEDIGLHNGIKRKRFTRELQQLKKMADYSSRDTGSLNEFLQSIGPEYTIYTYSMLNAGVDKESIRGLSDEQLEVECRIANSIHRLRILNAIRVYDNLLSKGDESLEKNLDVFVSYRRSNGSQLASLLKVHLQVRGFTVFIDVERLEAGKFDNNLLRSIRQAKHFLLVLTPNALERCKHDNEQKDWVHREIVAALQSQCNIVPIIDNFEWPEPEELPEDMRAVCHFNGVRWIHDYQDACVEKLESFLRGKSNLANRMEGPLRSRGDVQTPGTAAIGRGPPNYQRMHSSESRGSDKAD, from the exons ATTCCGGAGTTCAATCTAGATGGCACCAGCAGTCTAAAGCACAACGGCAGCGCCAAAGACTTGGCCTCCGTAATGGAGAACCTCAAAAAGAGCAGCCTCGTCTCTCGCCAGAACCAGAGCCTAAACACGCAGGTCACCAGCTCTTTGAAACAACAA ATGGTGTCTAGCACTACATCTAGCAGCGCTGTCTCGAGCCAAAGGGTCCAGAGTTCGTCGCAGCGCGCTAGTTCTATGAAGTCGGACCTCACTGAACTGAAAAGCTCAATTTCGGAAATGAAAACGCTTAGTAACTCTGCCGCCTTAAACTTCGGACAAAG ATTAAGAAGCTCAATGGAAAATATAGTTGATCAGGATGAAAAGAAGGAAAGGCATATTCCCGACATACGCGACCTTAGTGACATGGGCGATATTGGAGACATGAGTGACATGAGTGATTTGGCTGGCGACGGCCCTTTAGTTACATTCCCAGAATCAGATACACCACCGCCTGACAAACAGTGTGTCTTAGCACCTAATGCTGCAACTGTAGGGACTAACGCTGCTAACGAGCTAAAATATAGTGCTGCACGTATGACTTCCGCCAGCTCGACGCGTGTAGTGACAGACGGTTATAGTGCATCAAAATCCGCCGCTAACAGTACAAGGATGCGACGACTGCAACATGGGGATATGCAATATGCAGAACATAGTGCCGCCGGGGCATCTCATAGACTGTTGCAAGCAGAGGGCCTCACTGCTGAACAAAATGCCGCATATCTCCAA GAAAAACGATCGTTACAAGCCGGTGAAGTGACAGCACAAGAAGCGAATAATATGTCTGCCTCTAGCTCTCGTTTGCAAACTGAGGCATTTAGTGCCGAAAAGAAAGCCATGGCTTCATCACAGGCAAGGCAGACAGTCTCTTCCAGCGGCATGTTTAGTCATAAGGAACACTCAAGCATGGCACACTCCAACATGACTatttcaagcaaaaatctatcTTCTAAATCAACTTTGCTATCTTCACAG ATGAGCCAATTGCTAAACGGTACCGTGAAACCTGGTGATGAGGATCTATCGAATTTAACATTTGAAGATTTAGATAGGTTAGATGCAAATTCAAATCAAAAAGATGTCGAGTTAGCCATACAGAAATATTCATACCGAATGAATGCATTTATAGCAGCTATGAAGAATAACCAAATAGACATGAAAAATGCGTGTATACAATTTaacaaattaaatgaaatggtGCGAAGAGCATGGGCGGTTCCAACATACGGACACGAGTTGGGCTACTCCTTATGCAATACGCTACGAACCTCTGGAGGTCTAGATATCTTAATGGCGAATTGCTTGGAAACAAACAATCCTGATTTACAGTTTTGTTCCGCGAAATTGCTTGAGCAATGCCTTACAACCGAAAATAGAGCACACGTTGTAGAAAACGGACTCGAAAAAGTAGTTAATGTCGCTTGTGTATGTACAAAGCACGCAAATTCTGTAGACCACGCAAGGATAGGCACTGGAATATTGGAGCACCTGTTTAAACACAGTGAAGGCACCTGCAGTGATGTAATTAAACTTGGAGGCTTAGATGCAGTTTTATTCGAATGCAGAAAAAATGATatagaaactttgcgacattgtgcAACAGCGCTAGCTAATCTTTCACTATACGGTGGAGCTGAGAACCAAGAAGCCATGATAAAACGAAAAGTACCAATGTGGCTATTCCCTTTAGCTTTCCATAACGACGATAATATCAAGTACTACGCGTGTTTAGCCATTGCGGTTTTGGTAGCTAATAAGGAAATAGAAGCTGCGGTGCTAAAATCGGGTACATTGGATTTAGTAGAACCGTTTGTTACCTCGCACAACCCGTCCGAATTTGCTCGGTCTAATTTAGCACATGCTCATGGTCAAAGTAAGAACTGGTTGCAACGATTAGTCCCTGTCTTGAGCTCGAAAAGAGAAGAAGCCCGAAATCTGGCAGCATTTCATTTTTGTATGGAGGCTGGGATAAAAAAACAACAAGGTAACACTGAAATCTTCAGAGAAATAGGTGCGATAGAAACCTTGAAAAAAGTAGCTAGTTGCCCAAATGCAGTAGCTTCAAAGTATGCTGCCCAAGCGTTGAGACTCATAGGGGAAGAAGTGCCACACAAACTGTCACAACAGGTTCCGCTTTGGTCCATAGAAGATGTACGAGAATGGGTGAAACAAATTGGATTTTCAGATATTGCGACAAACTTTTACGAAAGTAGAGTAGACGGTGatttattattacaaataaCGGAAGATAATCTCAAAGAAGACATAGGATTACATAATGGAATCAAACGTAAGAG ATTCACAAGGGAACTTCAACAGTTAAAGAAAATGGCGGATTACAGCTCACGGGACACGGGAAGCTTAAATGAGTTTTTACAAAGCATTGGTCCAGAATACACAATTTATACGTATTCAATGCTAAACGCTGGTGTCGACAAAGAATCTATTAGAGGATTAAGTGACGAGCAACTTGAAGTTGAATGCCGGATAGCTAACAGTATACATCGGTTACGGATTCTAAACGCTATAAGAG tGTACGACAATCTACTCAGCAAAGGCGATGAAAGTTTAGAAAAGAACTTGGATGTATTTGTGAGTTATAGAAGATCGAACGGTTCACAGTTGGCGAGTTTATTAAAAGTGCACCTACAAGTACGAGGCTTCACGGTGTTTATCGACGTGGAGAGATTAGAAGCCGGAAAGTTTGATAATAACCTGCTCAGAAGCATACGGCAAGCGAAACACTTTTTGCTAGTCCTCACGCCAAATGCTTTAGAAAGATGCAAGCACGACAATGAACAAAAAGACTGGGTACATCGG GAAATAGTGGCAGCCTTGCAATCACAGTGCAATATCGTCCCAATTATCGACAACTTTGAATGGCCGGAGCCAGAGGAATTGCCTGAAGACATGCGCGCCGTGTGCCACTTCAACGGCGTGCGGTGGATCCATGACTACCAAGACGCGTGTGTTGAGAAACTTGAAAG TTTCCTTCGCGGCAAATCAAATTTGGCGAATAGAATGGAAGGTCCGCTGCGCAGCCGAGGCGATGTGCAGACTCCAGGCACGGCGGCCATCGGACGCGGTCCGCCCAACTACCAACGCATGCACTCCAGCGAGAGCAGGGGTAGCGATAAGGCGGATTGA